The following nucleotide sequence is from Pochonia chlamydosporia 170 chromosome 4, whole genome shotgun sequence.
GAAACGGTTGGGGGACATTGGAGTACAAGAGACGAACAAATAAGAACAAGCTGGGCCAACTGGCGTAAAATGTGTTGTTTTCTACATGGCGCTCTCTGTCGCGATTTGACATATTAGTAACAATTCTTAAGCAGTTGACACCTCATGGATTAATATAAGAGGGCTTAATTCCACGGATTGATGTGCAATCGTACAGTTGAAGAAACAGTCGCCCCCTTGGCCCTGGGGACACAGGGAAACGTGCGGTGTCGCATGCATCTCACGTCTTTCATGTGTGATGTCTCCAATACTAACAGCAGGATCTTCAAGAACGATTTGGGTATGATGGACCAGTCTGCGACCCTCCAAGACCACGTTTGACAACAATTAGGAATGAAGTGCGCCAATGGGACATTCTTTTCTATAAGACTTCTATTCTACAAGTGAAATGAGGCCATGATATTGCAAGTGTAGGGTGACATTCAAACATGCTCCTTCTATTGGCAGTATCCTCTCTTGGGGCCGACAAGTCTCAGTGAGCCAGCAATATCCGACAAAATATCGTAACATTTGGCCATGCGCAGTGTATCGCCAAGTGAGATACCTGATAATTGATCGCCTAATTGAAGAGAGTGGGCAGCCTTGGTCAACCATCTCGCCATCTTGTCGAGAACGTGTAAGAAGCCACCACATCCTGTCCTCTGCCTCGATCGCGGCATTTTGGCTCGGGTTTATCGGTAATACTTTCGGACAATGGGTGCCAATCAGAACATGCTGAACTtccaaagacaagaaaaatGCAACCCGGTGCAAACGCCTCCAAATTCGGGGTTTATCTCAGCCGCTTTTGTGCTTTGTGCCCCTGTCACTGCAGGTGGTGGCTAAGATGAATCCAGCTTAGCTGCAGGTAAGAAAGTCCGTCGAACATGAAATCTACAGGTGATTGATAATTGTAACAACGAGTCTTTACTTAAATATCTCGGGTCTGTTCGATTATGAGAAGGATGAAAAAGTGAATACTTTAACATTCTCGCTGGTTGAAGCGTACAGCAATTCAAAATGAATAAACTCTTGTCTTTGGCATTAACTTCCACGCTGCTGGCCACCTCGGCTACAAGCGCAGCAACCACAGACAAATGTCACGATCACTTCAACCCTGCCTGCTATGATGCTGCCAATGTTATCGAGCGTGAGGTTGCCATTATCGGCGGAGGCTCATCTGGTACCTTTGCCGCCATCACGCTCAAGGACATGGGAAAATCGCTGGTTGTGGTCGAGAAACAGGATCGTCTCGGCGGCCATGTTTTGACTTACACTGACCCTGCGAGTGGCACTCACATCAACTATGGTGTGCGGTTGTTTGAgaacacaacaacaactttCCACTTCTTCAGCCGTCTCAACGTCTCCATGGTACCTTTTACTATTGGAGGGCCTGGTCCAGCTTACGTTGACTTTACAACTGGTAAAAAGCTGGAAGGGTTCACGCCCAGTCGAAACTTCTCGGCGTACATGTCCCTGCTTGACAAGTACCCTTATCTTGTGGCCGGCAATGgtttccagcttccaacaCCCGTGCCAGAGGACCTCTCCATGGCATTCGGCAACTACATCAAAAAGTACAATCTTCAAGACGTCGCCTATTCCATCTGGGCTGACCCATCGCTTGGAGACGTTGGTGATCTCTTCACTCTGCCGGCCGCGTACGTTTTGAAGGCCCTCAGCAAAATTGTTCTTACACAGGTGTCTACCCCCGGCAAGACACTTACCTCTCCCACGGGCAATAATCACGAAGCATGGACGAATGCCCAGGCTGAGCTCGGATCCAACGTCCTCCTCTCGTCTACTGTAGTGGACGCCAAGAGACCTGCTAAGGGCGGGTGTATCCGAGTTGTAGTGCAGACACCAACCGGCCGTAAACTCATCAAGGCATCAAGGATTCTCTTTACAGCAGCCGAGTCCCTCGACAATCTCCGACCATTTGCACTCGACAAGACTGAAAAGGCAGTCTTCAGCCAGCTCGAGTACACGGGATTCTACTCCGGGCTCATCTCCGGCAGCGGCCTCTCTGACACCGCCGGTCTTCAGAACGCCGCCACTGCAAGCGAGGGCTACCATATTCCCCAGGTTCCTAACGCGATGCATTTTTATCCTACCGGGGTTCCTGGGCTTCAGTCGTTCTGGTACGAGAGCAAGACTCCCCAGAGCGACGACCAGGTGAAGGGCGCATTGGTGGCCACAATTGGCCGGTTGACCAAGTCTTCCACCGCAAATATTAAGTTCGTCACGTTCGCCAATCATTCTCCTGGTATTTTGTATGCTCCTGCAAAGCAGATCCAGGCCGGGTTCTGGAACCAGATGAATGCTCTTCAGGGTTATAGGGGCATGTACTACACCGGATTATTGTTTGAGCCGTCCTCGGCCGGCATTTGGGAATTTACCCTGAAACTGATCAATAAATGGTACTCTTAGAAGGAGACAGCTTGTGGTGGTTTTAGCGGCTGCGATTTTGCGCAAGATGGGAGCGCATGGTGATGTATAGCATGTCGCGAACTCTAGATTTGCTTTAAATAGACTCTAAATTGAGCATCAATCCACTTAACTGACATGTTTCCATGCGTGGTTTACTGCATTTATCATTAAGCTCGGGctgtatttttttttttttttaacaAAAAATTGCTTTGGAATGAAAATGTTATTCATCCAGATGGAGCACTTCCTTTGGCGAAGACCGAATTTTGGAAGCATGCAATCATTTTGAGAGcgagcaccagactcaataTCAGAAGACGTTGAAGCAGACAGTTGATGGTAAAGTAGTTTATATACTAGGCGCAGCAAATCACCATGTTTACAGCAGCAAACTCTTCAGCCAGATTCTCGTCGGGCCAATGCTTAGCAGTCGCCCAACCTCCCACTCTATCTAAAGTGCAATTGAAGACCAACCACTTCTACTTCCCGCACCACTTCTCAGTACCCGAAAGAGACGGGTAAGAGAAACCAGCCAAATCTGCCAAGTGAGCAAGGGCATCTTGCGATCCCAAACCAAGAGGAGTCGCGCCATGCGTGCCAACCAGAGTGGCCTCTCTCGGAATACCTTGACGGACAACATCCAGGAAGAATGGCATAGCTTCTGCAGTATCCCAATTTGGAACAGGGCCAAAGTTGGGGTTGATAACATCTGCGTTAAAGACAACGACTTCCGACTTATTAAAGTTGGAACAGGCCGGGCCGGCGACCGAGTAAACCCAGTCCCTGGCATGGGGATTCTCATCGCGCCAAAAGGACATGAACTGCACGTTTTTGTCCTTCTTCAAGAACGGCTTCTCTTGTGAGTATGTAACCACGTCGaacttgccattgttgaccTTTCTGTAGTAGTCTCTTGCGACCTCGGGGATGACCAATTTGGCCCCTGCAGCGAGGTAGTCGCCTATGCCGCCTGTATGATCACGGTGATGGTGCGATGGGACGACGTGAGtgatcttcttgcccttcttgttTTCCTTGACCCACTGCAGgatgagcttgcttctgtgAGCGGGAGCGTCTGTGATGACGAGACCGTCGTCGAATTCGATCAAGAGCTGGGTGTAGCCTGGGCCGCCAACACAGAGGTTCTGGATCTGTGGGACATTGCCGCCTGGGAAGACGGGTTTCACATTGACGGCAGAAGTGTTCAGATTTATGCCGAAAGGTCCGTACCAGAGTCCCGACTCGTAAAATTCGTGAACTTCTGACCGCGGGTAGTTGTTGTCCgtatgaggaggatgggagTGGTAAGGGTCGCCTGGAGCATTGGGGGGAGCTTGCTGCGGCACCGCcttgaagaagtcattgGGGAATGCAGGGTTTACAGTGGCATTAGAAACGACCATATCCTCAAGGATATAAACATCATTGTAGACCGTCTGTATGAGCTTGGGGTACTTGATGGTTTTGGATTGTCCAAACTTCACGTCGAAGTAGTTTGAGAAGACAATATCGTTTGTCGAAAGGCCAAACACTCCGTGAACTTCAGTTGATCTAACAGCGTATGGTAGCCATGTTCCATTTCGCACAAGCAGCTGCAGGTTGAGCTTTGGGTGTGACAGCGTTGGATAGTCCACACGCGACGCTTTGTTGTGGGTGACGGAGTAGGTCAACTCGGACTTTGAAGCTCGGAATCGATTCAACACGTCCAGTAGAGCAGACTGCTCGGCGGAGTGCACCAAGTAATCCGTCAGGTAGCTGTCGGCGTAACCCCAAGGCACAGCAGGGTGGTCAGCGGCGCCGCCTTTGTTAAAGCATGCGGTTGCATTCGACCCAGTCTGAACCACGAGCGTGTAGTCATTTTTTAGGGTGGGATGAGCATAACGCCAGTAATCATCGTATGTCAGATCTCGATCAATGCGTTGGTTCAATCCATCCTTGTTGAATTGGAACGAGATGGTCTGCTTCGCTGCTGTTGCCGTTATTTGGTCGTTGTCCGCAAGATTGTAGTTCTGGAACAACGCTCGGCTTCTAAATAGGCTGCAAGATGTTAGCCAGTTTACAACAGTTTAAGACAAATAAGACGTACGAAGATTCCAAGCTGAGCCCTTTGACATCTCCCAGGGCCGCTGCTCCGCCAAGAGCATTGACAACTCGGTCTAAAAGCACCGAGGGCTTCGCATTGTCGGTGCATTCGCCACCACGAATCAGCACATAAAGTACAAAAAGACCAACGTTGACCTTCATCGTTGCGATAATGTGTACAGAATCTTCAAGGCTCGGTGCAAAGCATGTCGAAACTCAATGCTACATAAGCCGCCGAGCGCATACTTATACTATCGACTGCTCGACGCCCCTATTGAAACTGTCCTCATCAAGCCACCGGACGTCTTCACGGAGGTGTACAACATAATCGGAAGGCCTTGGTTTCTTGGCAAAGGAAGAGCGGTTTCAGCGACGGCATCTTCGCATTACACGATCATTTGCTGAATTGTACCAATTCTGTCCGACTCGGAAAATTTGGTGGAGAGCAAACCGTAGCTCTGTGCAGACTGCAGACCCATCTCTTCAGTACATGCCTGCTCTTCACGAAAGCCAAGCTAATAGCTCATTCTAGCTCGGGATTTCCAAGCATTTGTGTAATTCCGAGGCATTGGTTCTTTCGCTGGGGTTCAGCCCTGTAGCGCCAATTGAGGCTACCAGCAGGGGTGCTGACAGCTAAACATGGCGTTTAAGCTGCATTTCTCGGAGGAACTGCagctgttgttggatgcTGGTGACGAAAGAAGGTCAAATCGGGttcaaaacatcaaaatAGTGTCGTACAGGGCAACCTAAACAATTACAAGTGCAGTCGTAGAGTATGCGGCTCGAGAGCTGTAGGCATTAATTCTTGATGAGACTACTTTACTAGCATTGAAAACGGCAATTGTTTATAAGTGATGAACTTCAGATGATAGAGCCAAACATGCAACAGGCTATGACCTCTACTGTTGACGAGCAAATGCATTGTAACCAGACTTCCAGAGCTCCACGCCTCTCCTAGTAGCCTCATCGAAATCCTCCTTGGGCAGCCCAAGTGCATCGTTAGCAAGCTTATCTTGGATGACACCATCGCCGTTGGGATAGTGCGTTCGGGCATATAATTGAATCTTGAAGCCGTCCTTATCACCACCGAACATTGCGTTCTTTCCACGCTCGTAGCGATCCTTGGAAGGCTCATAGCTAATCTCCCAGTCCTTGTCTGTTGTTCCTGTTGCGCGCTCGACACTATCGAGCATCTCCCTCTGGGAAACGAGGAAGCTGGCAATGTAAAGCGGCTTGTTCCGCCACTGGGAGAGAGTAACTGATTTATCATTCTCGTCCTCGGGAAGCACTTTGAGGCTCACAAGAGCCGCAGCCGCCCGACCACACTGCTGCCATGTAGATGTGTTGATGCGCGTCTTGCCGTCATCGTAGAAGGTGACCTTCTTGTTGTTCAAGTCGAATCCCCAAGCCCAGTCCGCTGTCGAAAGAGAGTACTCATACCAAAACTGACAGCACATGATAACCCACGAGGAGACACCAGTagcctcaacagccttggGGCCAGCCCAGGTACTCTTCCCTGTGAAGTTTTCCTCGGCCAGCTTCTCGTTGAGCAGGTCGGTACCATAGCCGTTTGGCATAATCCAAGGGACACCGGCTTTGCCAGCCGCTCTGATGAGTTTGTCCTGGGTATCTTGCGGTGCGACGAGGGCGACAGAGATGAACAAGAACTGTTGGCCCTTGAGAGCGTCAACTAGGGTCTGTTCATCATCGTAGTCGACCGTGGCAACCTTGATGCCTTCGGGAAGAGGGCTTTTGCTACCGATGCGGGAGATTGCAGTGACGGTGTGTTTTCCTGTCTTGAGGAGTTCTTGAACGATGTGTTTGCCGACTTGACCACCAGCCTGGATAATGGTTAATTGCTTGCGCCTTCATGTGTTGGGGTCCAGAGGGTAACTTACACCGACGATAGCGACGCGCTCAATGCGGTTTTCAAAGCCAGCAGGCTGATCCTTGGCGTAACGTGCCATTTGAAAGAATCTGCTCGATGAAAATTGTTTTTGGAGAAAGATTTGTGATTGCGCTGGCTTAAAGTCAAGAACACGGGGATGGTGTAATTGTGTTGAACTGTATCGTTGTCTGCAGAGGCGAAACAGCGACAAGCTGTTAGGCTTTATAAATTTTTGGCACATGTTGTTTCTCGCAAACCCGACATTGTCTAAATATTGAGAATTGAGCGAATGCAAGTCGGATTTGTTGTATACGCTGTATGCAATTCttggagttgttggttgtgaCAGTGTTGCCGAAAAGGGTAATTCCTATTGCCGGCTCGGAGTGCAATGGGGCTGAATCGGAGATAGCATTGCCTCACGATACGGCATGAAACTATAGGAAACGGGGCAAACAATTGAAGACGTTTGCAAATGCCGCTCGGATCCGTGCTGGTTGAGCTAGTTCTCCATGCGAAGACAGAGAATCACCGAGATCATTGAAGCCACACGGCTGCCTTGTTGTAACGTTGGGAAAAACATGTGTGCCGGTGAGACCGATGCATATGCGCAGAACGCATAGTTCTCACCACGAAACAATTAATTCAAACGCTGgagcgagaagaagcaaattTGATCCAAGAAGGCGTGTTCCATCACAAGCATACTATTGTGTAATATTTGCTGCTAGCATAGAGGAAGACTCATACGACTACACAACTGTGATGGGTTACTACCCTGCACCTTTTTGCCCAAATTTGCTTTCCAGCTCTCTTGACCTTGCCGCGACGCCTTCAGTGACAAACTACTTCGGCTGCCTAAATAATTTGAATGGAGTCACCGTCGCCCCATCCAGGTCCCAGACTCCAGCCTTTCCAAGAGGGTCGCCTTGCAAGATGTTGCGTACTTCCTGCTCTCCACCTGCCAACCTGAAGACCAGCACGCTGCCAGTGACTTCCATGGGCGACCCTGGGGTAGTAGGATGACTTTTAAGGGTTGGGCCTGAAAAGACCAGGCGGCCGGTCTCACGGTTCGGTTGGTGGTAAGCCATGTGTTGCGCGCCATGCTGGAAGCGCGCCTGCAGAGTCCCAGGCTTGTCCCAAATCTGGACAAACCATTCGACTTCTTGGTCAGACATAATGATGCGGGATAGTTTAACGCGTAATTGCAATAACGTGGCAGGGTAACGAAACCAGGTACTTGTGTGCTGCGAGAAGATAAAACAAGATATCGTCTTGCACGTTTATGCAAGGCCGGGATTGAGTACCATTAataaacattgaagcaagaGCATATCGACCACAATTCAACATACTTGCCTGAAACTGAGATATTTGCCGGCTCGGGATTCCACGAGCTCCTTCCGTAACCTTTCCACGATTTGGAAACGTATCGCCGGAACTTTCCTGGCTTACGAGTTACCATATTCACTGACCCCCTTCACCACGATGCCCAAGAAGGATGCCCAAGAAAACAACTTTACGATAACGTCAGCCGCCGTCGACTTGACGCTATGCTCTAGATTCTAGAAAGTGGTGATGGGGCTCGGAGTTTCCCATGAGACATGACACTTCTTCTACTCACCACCCCTGCTGTTCGGGCAGATGAATGGGGCGGAGATCCGTGTATTACCTGCAGGTAGCATTGTGCAGGCCATGGTACGGAGAACGTTTGGTGGAGAATATAACTGCGATGCGTCAACTGGTGAGATTATTTACGCGAGCCCTTGTTTTACTGAGGGCCTAGTCTGGCTTACATCTGGTCTGTGCACTATGCCTAGCATGGCTTAGCCATTTTGCTCTTTGGTTCAAGACTTGATGAGCAAAAATACAATCCGACCGTCGGACGACAGGCGTAGAGAAAACGTGGCAGTTGAAACGGGGGAGGGGTTGAGCACAACCTAACGAGTTGCCTGCAattggaaatggacatgATTGGTTGTTGACGGCTAAAATAAAAGGTTGATAACGAATCCCGTATGTAAGTCCTGGTTGAAATGGCAGTCTGTCTCCCTGGCTTGTACAGCACAAAGGGCGTGATTGCGTTTGCAAGCGCCAGGGCATCACCAGACTTTGgtgtctggactctggactctggacaCACTTTTCCACCAAAGAGGACGACCGCGATACAGAATACGTAAcaacagtctggtctggtctgatctggcCTGGTACTTTTTTCTTTGTATGGGTCTCGCCCGTTCAGCCACCGTGCCTGTGCCGTTGCGTTGCGGCTGGGGCCAAATTGGTTTTGGTTTCCACctcggctgatgccgatgcgAATCTCTCAGTTGGCTAAGCCAATCGACTGAATATTATTAACTAAGTTAGGAGCCGGGTCCGAGGACGGGACCCTCGAGTTCGTATGCAAGTTATGCAAATACCACGAATTTGGTTGGTCTCCAAGCGCGCTGTCAGCTGGATAAGCCGCGGCACGGTATGGTACGGTTTCATCAAGCTGATCAACATGGCTAAAGTCGGTACAACTAGACAGCTTCCAAGAGTGGCTGCTTCACTATTCATCCTTGATGGCAGGTTGTTCCCCGCATGTAGTTGGTGTAAAGGAATCTGATAAGCTCGACCTGCTTCTTTGCAACTTGCCAGAGTCCTGATTGAGGTAATTCTATGCAATATCGCTTAGGGTTGGGGTTAGACAGACAACATGGAGGGTTCATGGAGGCTGTAAGGGTGCGGTAGGGTGTGTCTGTAGTGTAACACAAACTGCAAGACGCAGGCAATGATGGTGGGATGGATTCAGTGGCACGGGTCATCATAGACGCCGGTGCAGATGACCCTGCATttggagatgcagatgatgatgcagatgAACTTCAGCCCTTGCCAAAACACTGCAGCGAGTTGGAACGCCCCCAGCCACTATTCCGATTCATGAACTACTCAGGCAAACAGACTATTGAACTAGAAACGGTGAGAAGCGATGCACACGATGGACTAGAACCGGAGAAGACACCAGAGTCGTTCTGACTGGTTGCCACTGAGATGCATTATCGCTCATCTGTCGGGCAAAGAGGAAAGCCTCGTCTCGTGGTGGCGGACGGCATCAGATGGTCAAGTGCCATTTCAATCCATGGATTGCGGACCAACAACGGAGATTGGCGTCTTAGGACACGGCAGCTAAGCTAAGCTGACTGTACACTTTGTATTCGAGAAGGAACAAAATCGTACAAGAAAATACGAACGGTTTGAGATCTACCAATTGGTATCAGCTTTTGCTGTTGTGTTGGGTTGAGCGCCTCGAAACGAAAAGGATCAAATCAAGTCGAGGAAGCATCTTCTGGGACAACGGGCCGAGACCACGTTTGC
It contains:
- a CDS encoding metallo-beta-lactamase superfamily protein (similar to Colletotrichum gloeosporioides Nara gc5 XP_007274510.1); translation: MKVNVGLFVLYVLIRGGECTDNAKPSVLLDRVVNALGGAAALGDVKGLSLESSLFRSRALFQNYNLADNDQITATAAKQTISFQFNKDGLNQRIDRDLTYDDYWRYAHPTLKNDYTLVVQTGSNATACFNKGGAADHPAVPWGYADSYLTDYLVHSAEQSALLDVLNRFRASKSELTYSVTHNKASRVDYPTLSHPKLNLQLLVRNGTWLPYAVRSTEVHGVFGLSTNDIVFSNYFDVKFGQSKTIKYPKLIQTVYNDVYILEDMVVSNATVNPAFPNDFFKAVPQQAPPNAPGDPYHSHPPHTDNNYPRSEVHEFYESGLWYGPFGINLNTSAVNVKPVFPGGNVPQIQNLCVGGPGYTQLLIEFDDGLVITDAPAHRSKLILQWVKENKKGKKITHVVPSHHHRDHTGGIGDYLAAGAKLVIPEVARDYYRKVNNGKFDVVTYSQEKPFLKKDKNVQFMSFWRDENPHARDWVYSVAGPACSNFNKSEVVVFNADVINPNFGPVPNWDTAEAMPFFLDVVRQGIPREATLVGTHGATPLGLGSQDALAHLADLAGFSYPSLSGTEKWCGK
- a CDS encoding FAD dependent oxidoreductase (similar to Neosartorya fischeri NRRL 181 XP_001266414.1) encodes the protein MNKLLSLALTSTLLATSATSAATTDKCHDHFNPACYDAANVIEREVAIIGGGSSGTFAAITLKDMGKSLVVVEKQDRLGGHVLTYTDPASGTHINYGVRLFENTTTTFHFFSRLNVSMVPFTIGGPGPAYVDFTTGKKLEGFTPSRNFSAYMSLLDKYPYLVAGNGFQLPTPVPEDLSMAFGNYIKKYNLQDVAYSIWADPSLGDVGDLFTLPAAYVLKALSKIVLTQVSTPGKTLTSPTGNNHEAWTNAQAELGSNVLLSSTVVDAKRPAKGGCIRVVVQTPTGRKLIKASRILFTAAESLDNLRPFALDKTEKAVFSQLEYTGFYSGLISGSGLSDTAGLQNAATASEGYHIPQVPNAMHFYPTGVPGLQSFWYESKTPQSDDQVKGALVATIGRLTKSSTANIKFVTFANHSPGILYAPAKQIQAGFWNQMNALQGYRGMYYTGLLFEPSSAGIWEFTLKLINKWYS
- a CDS encoding oxidoreductase CipA (similar to Neosartorya fischeri NRRL 181 XP_001265488.1) translates to MARYAKDQPAGFENRIERVAIVGAGGQVGKHIVQELLKTGKHTVTAISRIGSKSPLPEGIKVATVDYDDEQTLVDALKGQQFLFISVALVAPQDTQDKLIRAAGKAGVPWIMPNGYGTDLLNEKLAEENFTGKSTWAGPKAVEATGVSSWVIMCCQFWYEYSLSTADWAWGFDLNNKKVTFYDDGKTRINTSTWQQCGRAAAALVSLKVLPEDENDKSVTLSQWRNKPLYIASFLVSQREMLDSVERATGTTDKDWEISYEPSKDRYERGKNAMFGGDKDGFKIQLYARTHYPNGDGVIQDKLANDALGLPKEDFDEATRRGVELWKSGYNAFARQQ
- a CDS encoding YCII-related domain-containing protein → MSDQEVEWFVQIWDKPGTLQARFQHGAQHMAYHQPNRETGRLVFSGPTLKSHPTTPGSPMEVTGSVLVFRLAGGEQEVRNILQGDPLGKAGVWDLDGATVTPFKLFRQPK